The following are encoded in a window of Candidatus Omnitrophota bacterium genomic DNA:
- a CDS encoding NAD+ synthase, with amino-acid sequence MKKIRIALAQGNTTVGDFEENAKEILGFIETAKQMDSDIVVFPELSITGYPPEDLLLKKHFVDDNIKALHRVASRIKNITAVVGFVNCGRDKKLYNAAAVISGGAIKGIYSKECLLNYGVFDEKRHFSKGEKNSIFSLNGVLFGVSICEDIWEEKGPCVQQVKKGAQILLNLSASPYCRGKTIQRQSLLVKRAKQMKSFVCYCNLVGGQDELVFDGASVVISPKGEILATGRPFEEDLIVVDVEVKEKKRASSVSVCAFKQSVSEEKVFVKPKKNKKLSANEEIYNALVCGTRDYIIKNGFKKIVLGVSGGIDSALVAVVASDAIGKENVWGVSMPSQYTSKETKKDAQRLAKNLGINFMEIPIGPVYQSYIQALRNQFIGQKENIAEENLQARIRGNILMALSNKFGHLVLATGNKSEISVGYCTLYGDMAGGFAPIKDVLKTKVYELVDYRNHKEGFDLIPQSIILRAPTAELKKGQKDQDSLPPYDILDAFLESYVEGDHGLKLLKRKKGDVALGKKIIKLVDQMEYKRRQAPLGVRITPKAFGRDRRLPVVNKYVEK; translated from the coding sequence ATGAAGAAAATCAGAATTGCATTAGCACAGGGGAATACGACGGTTGGTGATTTTGAAGAAAACGCCAAGGAAATCTTAGGCTTTATAGAAACAGCCAAGCAGATGGATAGCGATATTGTTGTTTTCCCAGAGCTAAGCATTACAGGCTATCCACCGGAAGATTTGTTGCTAAAAAAACATTTTGTTGATGATAATATAAAAGCACTGCACCGCGTAGCTTCAAGAATAAAAAACATTACAGCAGTTGTTGGTTTTGTAAATTGTGGCCGTGATAAAAAACTTTATAACGCGGCCGCTGTTATTTCGGGAGGCGCCATTAAAGGCATTTATTCTAAAGAATGCCTTTTGAATTACGGGGTTTTCGATGAAAAACGTCATTTCTCAAAAGGAGAAAAGAATTCTATTTTTTCTTTAAACGGAGTTTTGTTCGGAGTCAGTATTTGTGAAGATATTTGGGAAGAAAAAGGGCCGTGCGTTCAACAGGTTAAAAAAGGCGCTCAAATACTTTTAAATCTTTCCGCTTCTCCGTACTGTCGAGGAAAAACTATCCAGCGTCAATCACTTCTTGTTAAGCGGGCAAAGCAAATGAAATCTTTTGTTTGCTATTGTAATCTTGTCGGTGGACAAGATGAGCTTGTTTTCGATGGGGCGAGCGTTGTTATTAGCCCCAAGGGTGAGATTTTAGCAACAGGCCGACCATTTGAAGAAGATTTGATTGTTGTTGATGTTGAGGTTAAGGAAAAGAAAAGAGCTAGTTCTGTTAGTGTGTGCGCGTTTAAGCAAAGCGTATCCGAAGAAAAAGTTTTTGTTAAACCAAAGAAGAATAAAAAATTAAGTGCTAATGAAGAAATTTATAATGCCCTTGTTTGTGGAACGCGCGATTATATTATTAAAAATGGGTTTAAAAAAATTGTTCTTGGTGTTAGTGGCGGGATTGATTCGGCTTTAGTGGCTGTGGTTGCCAGCGACGCTATTGGCAAAGAAAATGTATGGGGTGTCTCTATGCCGTCACAATATACATCAAAAGAAACAAAAAAAGATGCTCAAAGATTGGCTAAAAATCTCGGAATTAATTTTATGGAGATACCGATAGGTCCAGTTTATCAAAGCTACATTCAAGCGTTGAGAAATCAATTTATAGGACAAAAAGAAAATATTGCCGAAGAAAATTTGCAGGCACGTATTCGGGGAAATATTTTGATGGCTCTTTCTAATAAATTTGGACATCTTGTTTTGGCAACAGGAAACAAGAGTGAGATTTCTGTTGGGTATTGCACTCTTTATGGAGACATGGCAGGGGGTTTTGCCCCGATTAAAGATGTTCTTAAGACAAAAGTTTATGAGTTGGTTGATTATCGCAATCACAAAGAAGGCTTTGATTTGATTCCGCAGAGCATTATCCTGAGGGCTCCTACAGCAGAGCTTAAAAAAGGACAAAAAGACCAAGACAGTCTTCCACCCTATGATATTTTAGATGCATTTTTAGAGTCTTATGTCGAGGGAGATCATGGTTTGAAGCTTTTAAAGCGAAAAAAAGGTGATGTTGCGTTGGGCAAGAAGATTATTAAGCTTGTTGATCAAATGGAATATAAGCGCAGACAGGCACCTTTGGGGGTTAGAATTACGCCAAAAGCTTTTGGTAGAGATCGTCGATTACCTGTTGTGAATAAATATGTGGAGAAATAA
- a CDS encoding type 1 glutamine amidotransferase, translated as MILFLKHINIEGPGLLKTFFEDEGLETKTLEVDKFSAMSEDFSGIDAVVILGGPMNVYEEEKYPFLIWEDKFVRQLAEKRIFCLGICLGSQLLAKTLGAKVTKAETKEIGFYDVSLTQDGLENPLFDRLGRSLKVFQWHEDIFDIPKGGKLLASSKECTNQAFYFEPNIYGLQFHVEIDRPMIESWIKAYWGIIDISKDKKAQEILEGYDKIRTLLSSQARIICKNFISIIKEK; from the coding sequence ATGATTCTTTTTTTAAAGCATATTAATATTGAAGGTCCAGGCTTATTGAAAACGTTCTTTGAAGATGAAGGGCTAGAAACAAAGACCCTTGAAGTAGACAAGTTCAGCGCAATGTCCGAAGATTTTTCGGGCATTGACGCTGTTGTGATTTTGGGTGGGCCAATGAATGTGTACGAAGAGGAAAAATATCCTTTTCTTATCTGGGAAGATAAGTTTGTTCGTCAGTTGGCAGAGAAACGCATTTTTTGTTTAGGAATTTGTTTAGGGTCTCAGCTTTTGGCTAAAACTTTGGGAGCTAAAGTAACAAAAGCTGAAACTAAAGAAATTGGTTTTTACGATGTTTCTTTAACCCAAGATGGGCTAGAAAATCCACTTTTTGATCGACTAGGACGTTCGCTAAAAGTCTTTCAGTGGCACGAAGACATCTTTGATATTCCTAAGGGTGGAAAACTTTTGGCTAGCTCTAAGGAATGTACAAACCAGGCGTTTTATTTTGAGCCAAATATTTATGGACTTCAGTTTCACGTAGAAATTGATCGGCCAATGATTGAAAGCTGGATCAAGGCGTATTGGGGAATTATAGATATTTCTAAAGACAAGAAAGCCCAGGAAATTCTAGAGGGATATGACAAAATCAGAACTTTACTTAGCTCTCAGGCACGTATTATTTGTAAGAATTTTATAAGCATTATTAAGGAAAAATAA
- a CDS encoding glutamine synthetase III, translated as MKKEKEVQTVADFFGENVFSLKTMRNYLSEKAHKSLSQTIRTGGMLDPTIADEVADAMKTWAVSKGATHFTHWFQPLTGTTAEKHDSFISPDGEDGIILKFSGKELIQGEPDASSFPSGGLRLTFEARGYTGWDPTSPAFIKEGPESATLCIPTYFIGWHGESLDKKTPLLRSIKALSKQVCRLGELFGIQSKGKQAYATLGGEQEYFLIDRDYYYQRIDLIQTGRTLFGKAPAKHQQMSDHYFGAIKTRIMGFMEEFDREMWRLGIPAKIRHNEVAPSQYEVAPVFESLNLAVDHNMICMEIAQKVAEKHGLVCLLHEKPFAGVNGSGKHNNWSVVGPDGKNWLAPGDNPHENAKFLVVLCAVIQAVDKYAEILRVSIASAGNDHRLGSHEAPPAIISVFLGDQLADVIEQIEKGGAKVSKKGGVLEVGVDSLPTLPRDATDRNRTSPFAFTGTKFEFRAVGSSANLAGPNIVLNTIVADALDEMCETLEKDKKAKKDFNGSVQNLLKSIIKEHKRIIFNGDNYTEEWVKEAKKRGLPNLKNTSEALEILKKPEILALFERQKVLTKIELNSRYEVYKETYETILDFEGRLAADMAKTMILPVVIEYQNQLAETIKSVEFVNKTKSTATRKLLKEITKQAELALGLVDKLEAVVKKRDGVKTRLAMEDLRAPIDALEGLVPADIWPLPSYAEMLFML; from the coding sequence ATGAAAAAAGAAAAAGAAGTGCAAACAGTTGCTGATTTTTTTGGTGAAAATGTTTTTAGTTTAAAAACAATGCGTAATTATCTTTCAGAGAAAGCGCATAAGTCTTTGAGTCAAACAATTAGGACAGGGGGAATGCTAGATCCTACTATTGCAGATGAGGTCGCTGATGCGATGAAGACGTGGGCTGTTTCAAAGGGAGCAACGCATTTTACGCATTGGTTTCAGCCTTTAACCGGAACTACAGCAGAAAAGCATGATTCTTTTATCTCTCCAGACGGAGAAGATGGAATTATTTTAAAGTTTTCTGGAAAAGAATTGATTCAAGGTGAACCGGACGCCTCTAGTTTTCCGTCAGGAGGCCTTCGCTTAACGTTTGAGGCTCGCGGTTATACAGGATGGGATCCGACAAGCCCTGCTTTTATTAAAGAGGGTCCTGAAAGCGCGACGCTTTGTATTCCAACCTATTTTATTGGATGGCATGGTGAGTCGTTAGACAAAAAGACACCGCTTTTGCGTTCAATCAAAGCATTGTCAAAACAAGTTTGTCGTCTAGGCGAGCTGTTTGGTATTCAGTCTAAAGGCAAACAAGCTTACGCGACATTAGGCGGGGAACAAGAATATTTTTTAATTGATAGAGATTATTATTATCAAAGAATTGATCTTATTCAGACAGGGCGCACTCTTTTTGGAAAAGCGCCAGCAAAGCATCAGCAGATGTCGGATCATTATTTTGGAGCGATTAAAACGCGTATTATGGGTTTTATGGAAGAATTTGATCGCGAGATGTGGAGATTGGGCATTCCCGCAAAAATACGACATAATGAAGTTGCTCCTTCGCAATATGAAGTAGCGCCAGTTTTTGAAAGTCTTAATTTGGCGGTTGATCACAATATGATTTGTATGGAAATTGCCCAAAAGGTTGCGGAAAAGCACGGACTTGTTTGTCTTTTACATGAAAAACCTTTTGCGGGCGTTAACGGTTCAGGGAAGCACAACAATTGGTCTGTGGTCGGTCCTGATGGGAAAAATTGGTTAGCTCCAGGAGACAACCCACATGAAAATGCAAAGTTCTTAGTCGTGCTTTGTGCTGTTATTCAGGCCGTTGACAAGTATGCGGAAATATTGCGTGTTTCGATTGCGTCAGCGGGAAATGACCACAGGCTTGGTTCTCATGAGGCGCCCCCCGCGATTATTTCTGTTTTCTTAGGCGATCAACTTGCTGATGTTATTGAGCAAATTGAAAAAGGGGGAGCAAAAGTATCTAAAAAAGGCGGCGTGTTAGAGGTTGGTGTGGATTCTTTGCCGACGTTGCCACGAGACGCAACGGATAGAAACAGGACATCCCCGTTCGCGTTTACAGGGACTAAGTTTGAATTTCGGGCCGTAGGATCAAGCGCAAATTTAGCAGGACCAAACATTGTTCTAAATACAATTGTCGCCGATGCCTTAGACGAGATGTGCGAAACATTAGAAAAAGATAAAAAGGCTAAAAAAGACTTTAATGGATCTGTTCAGAATCTTTTGAAGAGTATTATTAAAGAGCATAAAAGAATTATCTTTAATGGGGACAATTATACAGAAGAGTGGGTTAAGGAGGCTAAAAAAAGAGGTCTTCCGAACTTAAAGAATACCTCAGAGGCTTTAGAGATTCTAAAGAAACCTGAAATTTTAGCGTTATTCGAAAGACAAAAAGTTTTAACTAAAATAGAGTTAAATTCTCGCTATGAAGTTTATAAAGAGACCTATGAGACCATTCTTGATTTTGAAGGTCGACTTGCGGCGGACATGGCCAAAACGATGATTTTACCTGTTGTTATTGAGTATCAGAATCAACTTGCCGAAACAATTAAGAGCGTTGAATTTGTTAATAAGACAAAATCAACGGCAACGCGTAAGCTGCTTAAAGAAATCACAAAGCAAGCAGAATTAGCTTTAGGTTTGGTTGACAAGCTAGAGGCTGTTGTCAAAAAAAGAGATGGTGTAAAAACCAGACTCGCCATGGAAGACTTGCGCGCGCCGATTGATGCTTTAGAAGGATTGGTTCCGGCAGACATTTGGCCACTTCCGTCTTATGCGGAAATGTTGTTTATGCTTTAA
- a CDS encoding P-II family nitrogen regulator, translating to MKLIIAMIQPHKLPDVKKSLFEEGVHKMTVTNVLGCGQQKGYSETYRGVVHEVNLLKKIRLEIAVNKDFVEPTVQAIIKGAKTGNIGDGKIFILDLPRCVRIRTEEEGPEAIG from the coding sequence ATGAAACTAATTATTGCGATGATTCAGCCACACAAGTTACCAGATGTTAAGAAGTCATTATTTGAAGAGGGCGTACATAAAATGACGGTTACGAATGTTCTTGGCTGCGGCCAGCAAAAAGGGTATAGTGAGACTTATCGTGGTGTTGTGCATGAGGTGAATCTTTTAAAAAAAATTCGCTTAGAAATTGCTGTTAATAAAGACTTTGTCGAGCCAACGGTTCAGGCGATTATTAAGGGAGCTAAAACTGGTAATATTGGAGATGGGAAAATTTTTATTTTAGATTTGCCACGCTGTGTTCGTATTCGAACTGAAGAGGAAGGGCCTGAGGCAATAGGATAG
- a CDS encoding ammonium transporter has translation MNLIDLASMRTGIDTLWVLIAAFLVFFMQAGFGMVEAGFIRAKNTCNILTKNFLDFCMASLGFFIFGYAIMFGVGNGFIGLKGWFLVGAESGADVPLYAFWLFQAVFCGAAATIVAGGMAERMKFQAYLIYSFLISAFIYPIVGHWVWGGGWLADFGFLDFAGSTVVHAVGGTAALIGTMMLKPRIGKYNPDGSANAIAGHNIPLASLGVFILWFGWFGFNAGSTLGIGDGSLIARVAINTNLAAAAGGIIAMLVVWKMFGKPDLSMAMNGALAGLVAVTAPCAFIDPWAAIVIGSVGGVLVVFGVVLLDKLHIDDPVGAFPVHGINGIWGTLSVGLFGKAALGVSADGLFYGGGVTQLGIQALGVFAAVGFVGVVMGIIFKLIDAAIGLRVSGEEELKGLDIGEHGMESYTGFQIFTTQ, from the coding sequence ATGAACCTAATTGATTTAGCAAGCATGCGTACAGGGATTGATACCTTGTGGGTGCTTATCGCGGCTTTTTTAGTGTTTTTTATGCAGGCAGGATTCGGCATGGTTGAGGCTGGTTTTATTAGGGCTAAAAATACCTGTAACATTTTGACTAAGAATTTTCTTGATTTTTGTATGGCATCTTTAGGATTTTTTATTTTTGGATATGCCATTATGTTTGGGGTTGGCAATGGGTTTATTGGATTAAAGGGCTGGTTTTTAGTTGGAGCTGAATCTGGAGCGGATGTTCCTTTGTACGCGTTTTGGTTGTTTCAGGCTGTTTTTTGTGGCGCGGCTGCAACAATCGTAGCAGGCGGCATGGCTGAGCGTATGAAGTTTCAGGCTTATTTGATATATTCGTTCTTGATTTCTGCTTTTATTTATCCGATTGTTGGTCATTGGGTCTGGGGTGGCGGCTGGTTAGCTGATTTTGGATTTTTAGATTTTGCTGGATCAACCGTTGTTCATGCTGTTGGTGGAACAGCTGCTTTAATCGGAACCATGATGTTAAAACCGCGTATTGGGAAATATAATCCAGATGGAAGCGCTAATGCTATTGCAGGTCACAACATTCCGCTGGCTTCTTTAGGTGTTTTTATTTTATGGTTTGGGTGGTTTGGATTTAACGCAGGATCGACGCTAGGTATAGGGGACGGCAGTTTAATTGCACGCGTTGCGATTAACACGAATTTAGCAGCCGCCGCTGGAGGCATTATAGCTATGTTGGTTGTCTGGAAAATGTTCGGAAAGCCAGATCTTTCTATGGCAATGAATGGCGCTTTAGCTGGTCTTGTTGCGGTCACTGCTCCTTGTGCTTTTATTGATCCTTGGGCAGCCATTGTGATTGGCAGCGTTGGAGGCGTTTTAGTTGTTTTTGGAGTTGTTCTTTTAGACAAGCTTCACATCGACGATCCGGTTGGCGCTTTTCCTGTTCATGGGATTAATGGCATTTGGGGAACTTTGTCGGTTGGGCTTTTTGGCAAAGCAGCTTTAGGTGTTTCTGCGGATGGGTTGTTTTATGGAGGCGGTGTAACTCAGCTTGGTATTCAAGCGTTGGGAGTTTTTGCCGCGGTTGGTTTTGTTGGTGTCGTGATGGGAATTATTTTTAAGTTGATTGACGCCGCGATTGGCTTGCGTGTTAGCGGAGAAGAAGAGCTTAAAGGTCTCGACATTGGCGAACACGGAATGGAATCTTATACAGGTTTTCAGATTTTTACAACACAATAA